The DNA region GATGAGTCCGGGCGGGGAGATAATCTCAAGGCTTCCGAGAAATACCACTGTAAACATCCTTGAGGATGAGGGGAGCTGGCTGAAGGTGCAGGCGAATGGACTCACCGGTTACGTTACAGAGGAATATATTACTCTTGAAAAACTTACCACACTCCCTCCGCCACAGAAGAAGGAGGATGTAGCCGGTTTCAAATACGAGGACGAAAGGGCTTACGCTCCGGATGGCACCAAATTCGGCAAGAAATACAAGCTTGGTATATATAATGCCGGTTCCACCTCAATTGCGGAATTTATCCAGAAAAACAAGTCGAGGTTCAAAAATATCTCACAATCTCTACTGAACGTCATGAAAGCGGTTTCCGAAAATGAGGGGAAATTCGAGTCGATTAATACATGGGACAACTGTTTTCTTTCCGCCGGCGTTTTCCAGTGGACCACCGGGCCAGGAAGTGAAGCTGGTGAGCTTGCAGCCGTACTTGAAAAACTCAAAGAAAGGTTTCCCGACTCATATGAAAAATATTTTGGCAGGTACGGGCTTGTTCCGGAAGGGGTGCGGTACAGGGAAGGGGCCACACCAGTAGGATATTTCAAAATTGGCGGGGTGCTACTTGGAGATTCAACACAGAAAAATACCTTGCGTTCGCTTCCGTGGGCATACCGTTTTTGGCTGGCGGGGCATGACGACGATATGCGTGAGATACAGACACTCCATGCCGCCAGCAGAATTGATCTGTTTTACAAGCAGGATAAAAAGAAAATCGGGGAATTCCATGTATGCGATTACATAACTTCAGAATACGGCGTTGCCTTGTTGCTAGACCAGCATGTAAACAGGCCGGGACATGTCCCTCGCATTTTGGGTGACGCGGTAAATGAGTTGTCCGGCAAACTTGATATAAAAAATCCGCAAAAATGGAAAGACGATGATGAGAGAATGTTGATAGAAAAATACCTGGAACTCCGCACCAAGACGAGCATGACACATCCGACACATCGTGCGGAAACTGTTTTCAAACAGGTAAAAGCTGGGGTCATCTCCGACAAAAGGGGTACGTTCAAACTTTCTGTATAACGCTGTTCCTGTACAGCATCGTTTTCGCAATTCTGCCTCGATGAGGTATTCTTTAAGTGAGTATAACGTTTAGCTGAAACAAGGTATTTTACCATGCAAAAGATACTTTACCGGTCTCACACAAGAGGCTACGCGGATCATGGATGGCTAAGGAGTTATCACACTTTCAGCTTTGCCGATTACCATAACCCCGAGAGGATGGGATTTGGCCTCCTCAGAGTATTCAACGATGATGTGATCGAACCGGCACAAGGTTTTGGAATGCACTCCCACAGGAACATGGAAATTGTTTCGGTCCCTATCAGCGGTGAACTTAGGCACGAAGACAGCATGGGCAACAGATATGTAATCAAGA from Nitrospinota bacterium includes:
- a CDS encoding SH3 domain-containing protein is translated as MIAEGSVSVSSLNMRFSPGGPVIKLLPLGTELEILAREGSWFYVRASGLTGFVGSKYINVKRQENKQPDTHVEVVKRSGNVNIDLLNMRMSPGGEIISRLPRNTTVNILEDEGSWLKVQANGLTGYVTEEYITLEKLTTLPPPQKKEDVAGFKYEDERAYAPDGTKFGKKYKLGIYNAGSTSIAEFIQKNKSRFKNISQSLLNVMKAVSENEGKFESINTWDNCFLSAGVFQWTTGPGSEAGELAAVLEKLKERFPDSYEKYFGRYGLVPEGVRYREGATPVGYFKIGGVLLGDSTQKNTLRSLPWAYRFWLAGHDDDMREIQTLHAASRIDLFYKQDKKKIGEFHVCDYITSEYGVALLLDQHVNRPGHVPRILGDAVNELSGKLDIKNPQKWKDDDERMLIEKYLELRTKTSMTHPTHRAETVFKQVKAGVISDKRGTFKLSV